A genomic segment from Clostridium pasteurianum BC1 encodes:
- a CDS encoding molybdopterin-dependent oxidoreductase produces MSNFIDKLVNTKVDRRKFLKGSAAVAAAVAGLPLVAYDNTLKETTLKEKDVGHINTDTGKWVAAACWHNCGGRCLVKALVVEGVVVRQKTDDLREDTDDNPQQRACLRGRAEQFEAQGADRLKYPMKRKHWKPGGGDKSLRGKDEWERISWNEALKYIADEIIRIKNKYGVESIFSTSIEPAALLNKIGPYVSHWGTTSYGAWHAVPHILGIGDGGVVKDKINDRFDLQKSELVVGFGLNPAWSSFGNQTHWYLEMKKKGCKFVIIDPVYTDTAATLEAEWIPIKPGTDMTLQLALAYTMLQEDDPVKNPLIDWDFLNCCTYGFDAEHMPPDAIVNENFKDYLLGKYDNIPKTPEWAEEICGVSSDTTRKLARRIGKNTRVSLLTSWASARTYDSDSLPQLFITLGAMGGHIGKSGHNTGVSCSGTCGNFGKALVVAGSDGMVSKAKTYTPLYLNDTEGWKAILEGSYNPSAVFPSINGKPADWKKLLSKVDLTKKVEKKPINIQMIWHSANAILQSREGMKQGIQVHRKVEFVLSQSSFLTTNSKYADIVLPITTWWERGGNFAPSCNRDIMLVYSNVIKPIYEAKDDEWVNIQLGKLLDVPEKDMYPISEKQRFFNKLANSTVINKEGTGYEPLVEITSKDIEEWGCEGKLQSGRVPLNKFLADGIYQVERHDGDNYGNIAYEKFRNDPVKNPLNSATGLIEIYSQTKADILYSQGYSEISPLPKYVSPKNGYENTYLNLENKTKGKYPYQLINPHYPRRSHTIYDNVPWLREAMKQPAYISKRDADEKKIKNGDTVLITSAYGKTLRHAYVTERIVPGVIGLPHGSWVDVDESNGIDKAGADNYLCGNISTGAGVSGWNTQNVDLEKWTGSPLPDDVNIPQRIIF; encoded by the coding sequence ATGAGTAATTTTATAGACAAATTAGTAAATACTAAAGTAGATAGAAGAAAATTTCTTAAAGGAAGTGCTGCCGTTGCAGCGGCTGTTGCAGGTTTGCCTTTAGTAGCTTATGATAACACATTAAAAGAAACAACGTTGAAGGAGAAAGATGTAGGTCATATTAATACAGATACTGGAAAATGGGTTGCAGCGGCATGCTGGCACAATTGTGGAGGAAGATGTTTGGTCAAGGCATTAGTAGTTGAGGGAGTAGTGGTACGCCAAAAAACAGATGACTTAAGAGAGGATACTGATGATAATCCTCAGCAAAGAGCTTGTCTAAGAGGTAGAGCGGAGCAATTTGAGGCACAGGGTGCTGATCGTTTGAAGTATCCTATGAAACGTAAACATTGGAAACCCGGCGGAGGGGATAAATCACTTCGTGGAAAAGATGAATGGGAGAGAATTTCATGGAATGAGGCGCTAAAATATATAGCAGATGAAATTATACGGATTAAAAATAAGTATGGAGTGGAATCTATTTTTTCTACAAGTATTGAGCCTGCTGCTTTATTAAATAAAATAGGGCCTTATGTTTCTCATTGGGGGACTACATCTTATGGGGCATGGCATGCAGTTCCTCATATTCTGGGTATAGGAGATGGAGGTGTAGTAAAAGACAAAATAAATGACAGATTTGATTTGCAAAAATCAGAGTTAGTTGTGGGGTTTGGTTTAAATCCTGCCTGGTCTTCCTTTGGAAATCAAACGCACTGGTATTTGGAAATGAAGAAAAAAGGATGTAAATTCGTAATTATTGATCCGGTATATACAGATACAGCAGCTACTTTAGAGGCAGAGTGGATTCCAATTAAACCTGGAACTGATATGACACTTCAATTGGCACTGGCATATACAATGCTGCAGGAAGATGACCCGGTAAAAAACCCATTAATTGATTGGGATTTTCTAAATTGCTGTACTTATGGCTTTGATGCAGAACATATGCCTCCAGATGCAATAGTAAACGAAAATTTTAAGGACTATTTGTTAGGCAAATATGATAATATTCCTAAAACTCCTGAGTGGGCAGAAGAAATCTGTGGTGTGTCTTCTGATACAACTCGTAAGTTAGCAAGGCGCATAGGTAAAAATACAAGAGTTTCACTGCTAACTAGTTGGGCATCTGCACGTACTTATGATAGTGATTCATTGCCACAATTATTTATAACACTGGGTGCTATGGGTGGTCATATTGGTAAATCGGGCCATAATACCGGTGTTTCTTGTTCAGGTACTTGTGGAAACTTTGGAAAAGCCTTGGTGGTTGCTGGTAGCGATGGTATGGTATCAAAGGCAAAGACCTATACACCTCTTTATTTAAATGATACAGAAGGTTGGAAAGCAATTTTGGAGGGAAGTTATAACCCTTCTGCGGTTTTTCCTTCTATTAATGGTAAACCAGCTGATTGGAAAAAGTTATTATCAAAAGTAGACCTGACAAAGAAAGTTGAGAAAAAACCAATTAATATCCAGATGATATGGCATAGTGCAAATGCAATTCTTCAATCACGTGAAGGTATGAAGCAGGGAATTCAGGTACATCGTAAAGTAGAATTTGTATTAAGTCAGTCTTCATTTTTGACCACAAATTCAAAATATGCAGATATTGTTCTTCCTATTACTACCTGGTGGGAGCGTGGAGGTAATTTTGCACCATCATGCAACCGTGATATTATGCTTGTATACAGCAATGTGATAAAACCTATTTATGAAGCAAAGGATGACGAGTGGGTAAATATTCAGCTTGGTAAATTGTTAGATGTTCCAGAAAAAGATATGTACCCAATCAGTGAAAAACAAAGATTTTTTAATAAATTGGCAAATTCCACTGTAATAAATAAGGAAGGTACAGGGTATGAGCCCTTAGTAGAGATTACATCTAAAGACATAGAAGAATGGGGTTGTGAAGGTAAGCTACAATCGGGACGGGTTCCTTTGAATAAATTCTTAGCAGATGGTATTTATCAAGTAGAGAGACATGATGGAGATAATTATGGAAATATTGCCTATGAAAAATTTAGAAATGACCCTGTAAAAAATCCTTTAAATTCAGCAACAGGATTGATTGAAATTTATTCTCAGACAAAAGCTGATATTTTATATAGTCAGGGTTATAGTGAGATTTCGCCTTTACCCAAATATGTATCTCCAAAGAATGGCTATGAAAACACATATTTGAATCTTGAGAATAAGACTAAAGGGAAATATCCCTATCAGTTAATTAATCCCCATTATCCAAGGCGTTCTCATACTATTTATGATAATGTTCCATGGCTTCGTGAGGCTATGAAGCAGCCTGCTTATATTTCAAAACGAGACGCTGATGAGAAGAAAATTAAAAATGGAGATACCGTTTTAATTACAAGTGCTTATGGTAAAACACTTCGTCACGCTTACGTAACAGAACGTATTGTTCCAGGAGTTATTGGACTTCCTCATGGTTCCTGGGTAGATGTAGACGAATCTAATGGCATTGATAAAGCAGGGGCAGATAATTATTTATGCGGAAATATTTCTACTGGTGCCGGGGTTTCAGGTTGGAATACACAAAATGTAGATCTAGAGAAATGGACAGGTTCTCCATTGCCAGATGATGTGAATATTCCACAACGAATTATATTTTAA
- a CDS encoding 4Fe-4S dicluster domain-containing protein, with the protein MLNDLLTNYLFNKLIDENHPTIEYDRCINKNQRKKICTACQTACSRGIIKSTNLKKIDWYKCINCNICVSVCPSRTIRPSSSTMNKILSTHEIKGEEIILGCNMEDTSGDVKLHCIASYPWEILAYLALEKPVIIIRRNCDSCLEKSSNEELIELNLKRVREFLGEELYSQRIIINDSGSPIPQKHFSRRDMFALILKKSKTTITTLLPEDTSIKLDGMIYRKVLLNRLKNIKYLSIKQGKFGWYTPIFGSRCWGCGVCEKVCPQKAIHISEGEKGTRIINHTVWKCDSCGVCENVCMDKVIEGMKLVYIHNVFIPVKTKIKSAICKECGAPAKPENGEELCMYCYNKRNLAK; encoded by the coding sequence ATGTTAAATGATTTATTAACAAATTATTTATTTAATAAATTAATAGATGAAAATCATCCAACTATTGAATATGATCGTTGTATCAATAAAAATCAGAGGAAAAAGATATGTACAGCATGTCAGACGGCATGCAGTAGAGGAATAATAAAATCTACAAATTTAAAGAAGATTGATTGGTATAAATGTATTAATTGTAATATATGTGTTTCTGTATGTCCATCAAGAACAATACGTCCTTCTTCAAGTACCATGAATAAGATTCTAAGTACTCATGAAATAAAGGGAGAGGAGATCATTTTAGGCTGCAATATGGAAGATACATCTGGTGATGTAAAATTACATTGTATAGCTTCCTATCCATGGGAGATATTGGCTTACCTAGCTTTAGAAAAGCCAGTAATAATTATTAGAAGAAATTGTGACAGCTGTCTAGAAAAATCTTCTAATGAAGAGTTAATAGAACTAAATCTAAAACGTGTAAGGGAATTTTTAGGAGAGGAATTATACAGTCAGCGCATTATTATTAATGATAGCGGGTCTCCAATACCACAAAAACATTTTTCTAGACGGGACATGTTTGCACTTATTTTGAAAAAATCAAAGACTACAATTACTACTCTGCTGCCTGAAGATACAAGTATTAAATTAGATGGAATGATTTATAGGAAAGTACTATTAAACAGATTAAAAAATATTAAATATCTAAGTATTAAGCAAGGAAAATTTGGATGGTATACACCTATATTTGGCAGTAGATGTTGGGGATGTGGAGTTTGTGAAAAAGTATGTCCCCAAAAAGCAATTCATATTTCTGAAGGAGAAAAGGGCACAAGGATTATAAATCATACCGTATGGAAATGTGACAGTTGTGGAGTATGTGAAAATGTTTGTATGGATAAGGTAATTGAAGGAATGAAATTGGTGTATATTCACAATGTCTTTATTCCAGTGAAAACAAAAATTAAATCAGCAATTTGTAAAGAATGTGGTGCACCTGCAAAACCGGAAAACGGTGAAGAACTTTGTATGTATTGTTATAATAAGAGGAATTTGGCCAAATGA
- a CDS encoding 4Fe-4S dicluster domain-containing protein: MSQYGFYFDMTKCIGCRTCQIACKDKNRLGVGTLFRNVKTFETGSFPNPSIYHLSTTCNHCKNPKCAEGCPTGALHKVEQNGIVDYDPDMCIGCKYCIWNCPYGVPQYVEDKGIINKCDACKDLVAKGKNPACVDACLMRCIEFGELDDLKKKYGKDAVSELPILPSASITNPSVLIKPRKAAYSKAYVEREV; this comes from the coding sequence ATGAGTCAATATGGATTTTATTTTGATATGACAAAATGTATAGGATGCCGTACTTGTCAAATTGCATGTAAGGATAAAAATCGTTTGGGAGTGGGAACCTTATTTCGTAATGTGAAAACATTTGAAACAGGTAGTTTTCCCAATCCAAGTATCTATCATCTTTCTACTACTTGTAATCATTGTAAAAATCCTAAGTGTGCAGAAGGATGTCCAACTGGAGCCCTGCATAAGGTGGAACAAAACGGAATTGTAGATTATGATCCTGATATGTGTATCGGATGCAAATATTGTATTTGGAATTGTCCTTACGGAGTACCACAATATGTAGAGGATAAAGGAATTATAAATAAATGTGATGCATGTAAGGATCTGGTAGCTAAAGGGAAAAATCCTGCTTGTGTGGATGCCTGCCTTATGCGATGTATTGAATTCGGCGAACTGGATGATTTAAAGAAAAAGTATGGAAAAGATGCAGTTAGTGAACTACCAATTTTACCATCAGCTTCTATTACAAATCCATCAGTGCTGATTAAGCCAAGAAAAGCAGCATATTCAAAGGCTTATGTTGAAAGAGAGGTATGA
- a CDS encoding DmsC/YnfH family molybdoenzyme membrane anchor subunit: MSELGLLIFSIGIESSVGIILFLAIIKLKNKDSIKKLPIIIAAAFIIIGVFAYWLNLGQPFKMVNTLKNIKSSWLSRAILFSGILATLNVINAIITFVKPSQRIIQIILTLLAVAIGLTGLSKEILFFGILIALIVVNAIITFVKPSSKLAQNIFIWLSAVIGLIDIAIIGNVYTFTGIPYWNGITTFINFYTSVILVGGILYYSSDYRDQTEKSKKFIGAAILSALIVQIVSEIFYRSNLSALGAASASGRLLYGNGILVVLKYLFAVFAVIFFFWKGIGEKKYNGKNLIKVGNEAKLLAVAFIIVSAIISKYLFYTIFITTKIGRI, encoded by the coding sequence ATGTCAGAATTAGGATTACTAATATTTTCTATAGGAATTGAATCATCAGTGGGCATTATATTATTTTTAGCTATTATTAAATTAAAAAACAAAGATAGTATTAAGAAATTACCTATTATTATAGCAGCAGCATTTATAATTATTGGTGTATTTGCATATTGGTTGAATTTAGGTCAGCCATTTAAAATGGTGAATACTTTAAAAAATATTAAAAGTTCCTGGCTGTCTAGGGCAATTTTATTTTCTGGAATATTGGCAACTTTAAATGTAATAAATGCTATTATTACATTTGTGAAACCATCTCAAAGGATAATACAGATTATACTTACCCTATTAGCAGTGGCTATAGGACTTACTGGATTGTCTAAAGAAATTTTATTCTTTGGAATATTAATAGCATTAATTGTAGTAAATGCCATTATAACATTTGTAAAACCTTCCTCAAAGTTGGCACAAAATATATTTATCTGGTTATCAGCAGTTATAGGGCTCATAGATATAGCTATCATTGGGAATGTTTATACATTTACAGGTATTCCTTACTGGAATGGAATAACAACCTTTATAAATTTTTATACTAGTGTAATTCTGGTTGGAGGAATATTATATTATTCCTCTGATTATAGAGACCAGACAGAAAAGTCTAAAAAATTTATTGGCGCAGCAATATTATCGGCATTAATAGTACAAATTGTAAGTGAAATTTTTTATAGATCCAATTTATCTGCATTAGGAGCAGCATCTGCCAGTGGGAGATTGCTTTATGGAAATGGTATATTGGTTGTATTAAAGTATTTATTTGCAGTTTTTGCAGTTATATTTTTCTTCTGGAAAGGCATTGGAGAGAAAAAATATAATGGAAAAAATTTGATAAAAGTGGGAAATGAAGCAAAGCTTTTAGCTGTTGCATTTATAATAGTATCAGCAATCATAAGCAAATATTTGTTCTATACAATATTTATAACTACTAAGATTGGAAGAATTTAA
- a CDS encoding molybdopterin-dependent oxidoreductase — protein sequence MSNFINKLINTKIDRRKFLKGSAAVAAAVAGLPLVAYDNTLKETTLDKKDVAHINTDTGKWVAAACWHNCGGKCLVKALVVEGVVVRQKTDDLREDTDDNPQQRACLRGRAEQFEAQGADRLKYPMKRKHWKPGGGDKSLRGKDEWERISWNEALKYIADEITRVKNKYGVESIFSTSTEPGPLLNKLGSYVSHWGTSSYGAWYAIPHILGVGDGILVRDAVNDRFDLQKSELIVGFGLNPAWSAMGNATHFYLEMKKRGCKFVIIDPVYTDTAATLEAEWIPIRPGTDMTMQLALAYIMLKEDDPVTNPLIDWDFLNRYTYGFDAEHMPPNAEVNENFKDYLLGTYDNVPKTPEWAEKICGVPADTIRKLARRIGKNTKVTLLTTWAPARTHDSDSMPQLFITLGAMGGHMGKSGHATGTSCWNNAANFGKALVIAGSDGMVSKAKTYPPLYLNDTEGWKAISEGSYNPSSVFPSINAKPADWKKVVSKVDLKKKVERKPINIQMIWHSGSALLQTREGMKQGIQVHRKVEFVLSQSSFLTTNSKYADIVLPITTWWEREGNFPSSGCNRDIMLVYSNVIKPIYEAKDDEWVNIQLGKLLDVPEKDMYPISQKQRFFNKLASSTVINKEGTSYEPLVEITAKDIEEWGCEGKPQSGRVPLNKFLADGIYQVERHDGDNYGNIAYEKFIKDPVKNPLNSTTGLIEIYSQTKADILYSQGYNEVSPLPKYVPPRDGYESTYSDFHDKTKGKYPYQLINPHYIRRSHSIYDNVPWLREALKQPAYISKGDADKNGIKNGDTVLITSAYGKTLRHAYVTERVAPGVIGLPHGAWADVDESNGIDKGGADNYLCGNISTGGGVSGWNTQNVNLEKWTGSPIPDDVDVPQRIIF from the coding sequence ATGAGTAATTTTATAAACAAATTAATAAACACCAAGATAGATCGAAGGAAGTTTCTTAAAGGAAGTGCAGCTGTTGCAGCGGCTGTTGCAGGTTTGCCTTTAGTAGCTTATGATAACACATTAAAAGAAACAACGTTGGATAAAAAAGATGTAGCTCATATTAATACAGATACTGGGAAATGGGTTGCAGCAGCCTGTTGGCACAATTGTGGAGGAAAATGTTTAGTTAAAGCATTAGTAGTTGAGGGAGTAGTGGTACGCCAAAAAACAGATGACTTAAGAGAGGATACTGATGATAATCCTCAGCAAAGAGCTTGTCTAAGAGGCAGAGCAGAGCAATTTGAGGCACAAGGTGCTGATCGTTTGAAGTATCCTATGAAACGTAAACATTGGAAACCCGGTGGAGGGGATAAATCACTTCGTGGAAAAGATGAATGGGAGAGAATTTCATGGAACGAGGCGCTAAAATACATAGCAGATGAAATTACACGCGTTAAAAATAAGTATGGAGTGGAATCTATTTTTTCTACAAGTACTGAGCCTGGCCCTTTACTAAATAAATTAGGTTCCTATGTTTCACACTGGGGGACAAGCTCCTATGGTGCATGGTATGCAATTCCCCATATTTTAGGGGTTGGAGATGGAATTTTAGTAAGAGATGCAGTAAATGATAGATTTGATTTGCAAAAGTCAGAACTTATTGTGGGGTTTGGTTTAAATCCTGCCTGGTCCGCCATGGGGAATGCCACCCATTTTTATTTGGAAATGAAAAAAAGAGGATGTAAATTTGTAATCATTGATCCGGTATATACAGATACAGCAGCTACTTTAGAGGCAGAGTGGATTCCAATTAGACCTGGAACGGATATGACGATGCAATTGGCACTAGCATATATAATGCTCAAGGAAGATGATCCGGTGACAAACCCATTAATTGATTGGGATTTTCTAAATCGATATACTTATGGCTTTGATGCAGAGCATATGCCTCCAAATGCAGAGGTAAATGAAAATTTTAAAGACTATCTGTTAGGTACATATGATAATGTTCCTAAAACTCCTGAGTGGGCAGAAAAAATTTGTGGTGTACCAGCTGATACAATTCGTAAGTTAGCAAGAAGAATAGGTAAAAATACAAAGGTTACATTATTAACTACCTGGGCACCTGCACGTACTCATGATAGCGATTCAATGCCTCAATTATTTATAACGCTAGGTGCTATGGGAGGACATATGGGTAAATCTGGACATGCTACGGGTACCTCCTGCTGGAATAATGCTGCTAATTTTGGAAAGGCATTGGTGATTGCCGGTAGTGATGGTATGGTGTCAAAGGCAAAGACCTATCCGCCTCTTTATCTAAATGATACAGAAGGATGGAAAGCAATTTCGGAAGGAAGTTATAATCCTTCTTCAGTTTTTCCTTCTATTAATGCTAAACCAGCTGACTGGAAAAAAGTAGTATCAAAAGTAGATTTAAAAAAGAAAGTTGAGAGAAAACCAATTAATATTCAGATGATATGGCATAGTGGAAGTGCACTTCTTCAGACACGTGAAGGTATGAAACAGGGAATTCAGGTGCATCGAAAAGTAGAATTTGTGTTAAGCCAGTCCTCATTTTTAACCACAAATTCAAAATATGCAGATATTGTTCTTCCTATTACTACCTGGTGGGAACGTGAAGGCAATTTCCCTTCATCTGGATGTAACCGTGATATTATGTTGGTATACAGCAATGTGATAAAACCTATTTATGAAGCAAAGGATGACGAGTGGGTAAATATTCAGCTTGGTAAATTGTTAGATGTTCCAGAAAAAGATATGTACCCAATTAGTCAAAAACAAAGATTTTTTAACAAATTGGCAAGTTCTACTGTAATAAATAAGGAAGGTACGAGTTATGAACCTTTAGTAGAGATTACAGCTAAAGATATAGAAGAATGGGGTTGTGAAGGTAAACCGCAGTCGGGAAGAGTTCCTTTAAATAAATTCTTAGCAGATGGTATTTATCAAGTGGAAAGACATGATGGAGATAATTATGGAAATATTGCCTATGAAAAATTTATAAAGGATCCTGTAAAAAATCCTTTAAATTCTACCACGGGGCTGATTGAGATTTATTCCCAGACAAAAGCTGATATTTTATACAGTCAGGGTTATAATGAAGTTTCACCTCTGCCCAAATATGTACCTCCAAGGGATGGCTATGAAAGTACATATTCAGATTTTCATGATAAGACTAAAGGAAAATATCCTTACCAGTTGATTAATCCTCATTATATTAGACGCTCTCATTCCATTTATGATAATGTCCCATGGCTTAGAGAGGCTTTGAAGCAGCCTGCCTATATTTCAAAAGGGGATGCTGATAAAAATGGAATTAAAAATGGAGATACTGTTTTAATTACAAGTGCCTATGGTAAAACACTTCGTCACGCTTACGTAACAGAACGTGTTGCTCCGGGTGTTATTGGACTTCCACATGGTGCTTGGGCAGATGTAGATGAATCTAATGGCATTGATAAAGGAGGAGCAGATAATTATTTATGTGGTAATATTTCTACAGGTGGAGGAGTTTCAGGCTGGAATACACAAAATGTGAATTTAGAGAAGTGGACAGGTTCTCCAATACCAGATGATGTAGATGTCCCACAACGAATTATATTTTAA
- the lon gene encoding endopeptidase La, with translation MKEWNVNKELSVAVIPNTVLLQGKNITIKTSKEIGNQFYNRIAQDGFYGIALALKEKGNGNSYREDNFYHVGTLIKVEDRKISKDGYEFTIDVVERAEVEEFIPDGENYKVTYKLIPDIIDLDEKNQIEMMNYIKTLVSEISENFRGSETYVEYINKLDNITNIIAYVFPFMNLSYEEKQEFMEIRSLKKKSLRFLDILIDQKESIKFQMELAAKFNDKVNKNYRENMLRQQLKAIQEELNESEGNESSGNKKDYRVLIEEANMPEDVKVIALEELSKLERQGSGSSEGNVIVNYLDLLISLPWKKNEIKDIDIEAARKILNERHYGLDKVKDRIIQHLVMMKLKQNKQGSILLLVGPPGVGKTSLGKSIAEALQRKYVRISLGGVRDEAEIRGHRRTYIGALPGRIIQGMKRAGEKNPVFILDEVDKMMASVSGDPASALLEVLDPEQNNTFSDHYLEVPYDLSDVFFIATANSLRDIPGPLRDRMEIIDISSYTGQEKFHITKEHLWDEVLQEHGLNNNQLQIEDEALKAIVEKYTREAGVRSLKRQLSAVARVVSEKIVLGKVDLPYVVKEDMLFDILGHEIADHDKVGENNPPGVVTGLAWTPVGGEILFIEGVLMPGNGQLILTGQLGDVMRESAKISQSLIRSRLAFSSKNVEFNKNDLHLHVPAGAIPKDGPSAGVALFTTIASLVTGHKVDPKLAMTGEISLRGAVLPVGGIKEKVLAAHRAGIKRVILPKGNEKDLMDVPEDVKNELQFIPVETIEDVIKETIGIELPKPAALDMTTGTVGEVRI, from the coding sequence TAATTAAAGTTGAAGATAGAAAAATATCAAAAGATGGTTATGAATTTACTATAGATGTAGTTGAAAGAGCTGAAGTAGAAGAATTTATTCCAGATGGTGAAAATTACAAAGTAACCTATAAACTCATTCCTGATATTATAGATTTAGATGAAAAAAATCAAATAGAGATGATGAATTATATTAAAACTTTAGTTTCTGAAATTAGTGAAAATTTTAGAGGTTCAGAAACCTATGTAGAATATATAAATAAATTAGATAACATTACAAATATTATTGCTTACGTATTTCCATTTATGAATTTATCCTATGAAGAAAAACAGGAATTCATGGAAATCCGTTCATTGAAAAAGAAAAGTTTGAGATTTTTAGATATACTCATAGATCAAAAAGAATCCATAAAATTTCAAATGGAATTGGCAGCAAAGTTCAATGATAAAGTTAATAAAAATTACAGAGAAAATATGCTTAGGCAGCAGCTTAAAGCAATTCAGGAAGAATTAAATGAATCAGAAGGAAATGAGTCATCAGGCAATAAAAAAGATTACAGGGTATTAATAGAGGAAGCTAATATGCCTGAAGATGTTAAGGTAATTGCACTGGAGGAATTGAGTAAATTAGAGAGACAGGGTTCTGGCAGTTCTGAAGGAAATGTTATTGTAAATTATCTTGACTTACTGATAAGTTTACCTTGGAAGAAGAATGAAATTAAGGACATAGATATAGAAGCTGCAAGAAAAATATTAAATGAGAGGCACTATGGACTTGATAAAGTTAAAGATCGTATAATTCAGCATTTAGTAATGATGAAATTGAAACAAAATAAACAGGGATCAATTTTATTATTAGTAGGACCTCCTGGGGTTGGCAAAACAAGTTTAGGTAAAAGTATTGCAGAAGCTCTCCAGCGTAAATATGTCAGAATAAGCCTTGGTGGAGTTAGAGATGAAGCAGAAATCAGAGGGCACAGAAGAACTTACATTGGTGCATTACCAGGAAGAATTATTCAGGGAATGAAACGTGCAGGTGAAAAGAATCCAGTATTTATTTTAGATGAAGTTGATAAGATGATGGCATCTGTAAGCGGCGATCCTGCCAGTGCACTGCTGGAAGTTTTGGATCCTGAACAGAATAATACTTTTTCAGATCACTATTTAGAAGTACCTTATGATTTATCAGATGTGTTCTTTATTGCAACAGCAAATTCCTTGAGAGATATACCGGGACCTTTGAGAGATCGTATGGAGATTATAGATATAAGCAGCTATACAGGTCAGGAAAAGTTTCATATTACAAAGGAACATTTGTGGGACGAGGTATTGCAGGAACATGGACTAAATAATAATCAGCTGCAAATTGAAGATGAAGCTTTAAAGGCAATTGTTGAGAAGTACACTAGAGAAGCTGGTGTAAGAAGTCTTAAACGTCAATTGTCAGCAGTGGCAAGAGTGGTATCGGAAAAAATTGTACTTGGCAAGGTAGATTTGCCTTATGTAGTTAAAGAGGACATGCTCTTTGATATTTTGGGACATGAAATTGCTGACCATGATAAGGTTGGTGAAAATAATCCACCAGGAGTTGTAACAGGACTAGCTTGGACTCCAGTAGGAGGAGAAATTTTATTCATTGAAGGAGTGCTTATGCCGGGAAATGGACAATTGATTCTTACAGGTCAATTGGGAGATGTAATGAGGGAATCTGCTAAGATTTCTCAAAGCCTTATTCGTTCAAGATTAGCTTTTAGTTCAAAAAATGTTGAATTCAATAAAAATGATTTACATCTTCATGTACCAGCAGGAGCTATTCCAAAAGATGGACCATCTGCAGGAGTAGCATTGTTTACAACCATTGCTTCATTGGTAACAGGCCATAAAGTAGATCCTAAACTGGCAATGACAGGTGAAATTTCATTAAGAGGTGCAGTACTTCCGGTAGGTGGAATCAAAGAAAAAGTATTAGCAGCCCATCGTGCAGGAATAAAACGTGTTATTTTACCAAAGGGCAATGAAAAAGACTTAATGGATGTTCCTGAAGATGTTAAAAATGAATTACAATTCATTCCTGTGGAAACTATTGAAGATGTGATAAAGGAAACTATAGGTATAGAACTTCCAAAACCAGCTGCTTTGGATATGACAACAGGGACTGTGGGGGAAGTTAGAATATAG
- a CDS encoding TorD/DmsD family molecular chaperone, translating into MMDQRESIEILIANRTYLYGIFHNVFGAEPSHEQLKLVTGHTTINALELLDMQDNHSMVDAAEFLKSIVYKVNDDFIDKLKTEYTKLLIGPEKMPAPPWESVYITKERILFRESTLQVRNIYMKHGIIPTRYLHVADDHIALELEFIFCLSTKMQKSFEDENMRIVVQLLKDQKDFLQYHLQRWIPDFANAMQKSTSKLYYPEMANILKEFLIIDYDIIIEILDNINLK; encoded by the coding sequence ATGATGGATCAAAGAGAAAGTATTGAAATACTTATTGCAAACAGAACCTATTTGTATGGAATATTTCACAATGTATTTGGTGCTGAACCAAGCCATGAACAATTAAAATTAGTAACCGGTCATACTACCATAAATGCTTTGGAGTTATTAGATATGCAAGATAATCATTCCATGGTGGATGCAGCAGAATTTTTGAAATCTATTGTCTATAAAGTAAATGATGATTTCATTGATAAGCTTAAAACGGAGTACACAAAATTGCTTATTGGACCAGAAAAAATGCCGGCCCCTCCTTGGGAATCTGTATATATAACAAAGGAACGTATTTTATTCAGGGAAAGTACTTTACAAGTCCGTAATATTTATATGAAGCATGGAATTATTCCAACTAGGTATCTTCACGTAGCAGATGACCATATTGCACTTGAATTGGAATTCATTTTCTGTTTAAGTACAAAAATGCAAAAATCATTTGAAGATGAAAATATGAGAATAGTAGTTCAGCTGTTAAAGGATCAAAAAGATTTCTTGCAATATCATCTTCAAAGATGGATTCCCGATTTTGCAAATGCAATGCAAAAGTCAACTTCCAAATTATACTACCCAGAGATGGCAAATATTCTGAAAGAATTTTTAATCATTGATTATGATATTATTATTGAGATATTAGATAATATAAATCTAAAGTGA